One Thermicanus aegyptius DSM 12793 DNA segment encodes these proteins:
- a CDS encoding DNA adenine methylase: protein MQHYSPLRYPGGKRKLAGFVRDAVILNDIQGGTYVEPFAGGASVALYLLFNEYVNQIVINDIDRSIYSFWHCVINRTDELCDRIEQTGITMEEWERQKAIQLNKEHAELLDLAFSTFFLNRTNRSGIIKGGVIGGKDQSGDWKMDVRFNKADLIQRIRKIALYRDRISLHCADSIAFVNDILPNIDEHTLIYFDPPYYNQGSALYVNHYTHEDHEKLARYIQQLNCKWMLTYDYTPQIVEMYRNVEKRLLTLSYTASQKVKGSEMLAFSNNFIVPEGKYSAVTIE from the coding sequence ATGCAGCATTATTCGCCACTACGCTATCCGGGAGGCAAGCGAAAACTGGCTGGATTTGTCAGAGATGCGGTTATTCTGAATGATATACAAGGTGGAACGTATGTTGAACCATTTGCAGGCGGCGCAAGCGTAGCGCTTTATTTGTTATTTAATGAATATGTAAATCAAATAGTGATTAACGATATCGATAGATCAATTTATTCATTTTGGCATTGCGTAATAAACCGTACAGATGAACTATGTGATAGAATTGAACAAACTGGAATTACGATGGAAGAATGGGAAAGGCAGAAAGCTATCCAATTAAATAAAGAACATGCTGAGCTTTTAGATTTAGCGTTCTCGACTTTCTTTTTAAATAGAACTAATCGATCTGGCATTATTAAAGGTGGCGTTATTGGCGGTAAAGACCAATCGGGTGATTGGAAAATGGATGTAAGATTTAACAAGGCAGACCTAATTCAAAGAATTAGAAAGATCGCCTTATATCGGGATAGAATTTCTCTGCATTGTGCAGATTCAATTGCATTTGTTAATGATATTCTTCCCAATATTGACGAACACACTTTGATTTATTTCGATCCCCCTTATTATAATCAGGGTTCTGCACTCTATGTGAATCATTATACACATGAGGATCACGAAAAATTAGCTCGATACATTCAACAATTGAATTGCAAATGGATGCTGACATATGATTATACACCCCAAATTGTAGAGATGTATCGTAACGTTGAAAAAAGATTACTGACATTAAGCTATACTGCATCCCAGAAAGTGAAAGGTAGCGAAATGTTGGCCTTCAGCAATAACTTTATTGTTCCAGAAGGAAAATATTCAGCAGTTACTATAGAATAG
- the istB gene encoding IS21-like element helper ATPase IstB, producing RLKQATFPIHKTLDTFDFTLTPSLNRNRFMTLAKGEFVEKKENVIFLGNSGTGKTHLATGLGTSLIQNGYKVKFITAQDLVEELLTANVELKLTAFEHKWLKYDVIIIDELGYVPFSKTGAELLFQFFSNRYERASVIITTNLDFTEWTSVFGNDKMTIALLDRLTHRSHIFLLNGESYRFRQSMKRIEEREGGRPRE from the coding sequence AAGATTAAAACAGGCGACCTTCCCCATTCATAAGACACTTGACACCTTCGATTTCACCTTAACTCCCAGCCTCAACCGAAACCGCTTTATGACCTTGGCAAAAGGGGAATTTGTAGAGAAGAAAGAAAACGTCATATTTTTAGGAAACAGCGGTACCGGCAAAACGCATCTTGCCACTGGATTAGGGACCTCCCTCATACAAAACGGATACAAAGTAAAATTTATTACCGCTCAGGACCTTGTCGAAGAACTCCTTACGGCCAATGTAGAGTTAAAGCTTACCGCATTTGAGCATAAATGGCTCAAATATGATGTCATCATCATCGACGAATTAGGATACGTCCCCTTTTCAAAAACTGGTGCAGAACTCTTATTTCAATTCTTCTCCAATCGCTACGAACGAGCGAGTGTCATCATAACAACCAACCTCGACTTTACAGAGTGGACAAGCGTGTTTGGTAACGACAAGATGACCATTGCCTTACTAGACCGACTGACGCACCGATCACACATCTTTTTACTAAATGGAGAATCTTATCGATTCCGGCAAAGCATGAAAAGAATCGAGGAAAGGGAAGGGGGTAGGCCGCGCGAGTGA